One Clostridia bacterium genomic window carries:
- a CDS encoding UvrB/UvrC motif-containing protein produces MLCQECGKRPATVHITRIVNGKQSDLDLCEECARQYQQELGIKFWPNFSVPQFLASLLSPDVSWEGSSGAGHTKTERQLRCQECGLTYEQFQKTGRLGCSKCYQYFGEQLRSLVRRIHGHTRHTGKVPARGADTIKVKKDLERLRALLAELVEKEEFERAAQVRDQIRALEGRL; encoded by the coding sequence ATGTTGTGTCAAGAGTGTGGTAAGCGCCCGGCTACGGTGCATATCACTCGGATCGTGAATGGCAAGCAATCGGACTTGGACCTCTGCGAAGAATGTGCCCGCCAGTACCAGCAGGAACTGGGCATCAAGTTTTGGCCCAATTTTTCTGTACCCCAGTTCTTGGCCAGCCTGTTGAGCCCAGATGTAAGTTGGGAAGGCAGTTCGGGAGCTGGGCACACAAAAACTGAGCGGCAATTAAGGTGCCAAGAATGCGGCCTGACTTATGAACAATTCCAGAAAACTGGGAGGCTAGGTTGTAGTAAGTGTTACCAATATTTCGGCGAGCAGCTACGCTCTCTGGTACGCCGCATTCATGGGCATACTCGCCATACCGGCAAGGTTCCAGCTCGAGGCGCTGATACCATCAAGGTCAAAAAGGATTTGGAGCGGCTCCGAGCTCTTTTGGCGGAACTGGTGGAGAAAGAAGAATTCGAAAGAGCTGCCCAAGTGCGAGATCAGATCCGGGCCTTGGAAGGGCGCCTTTAG
- a CDS encoding protein arginine kinase, with protein sequence MRSGPWKGAFRPLGGEVVVSVHSKWLEGSGPHADIAISSRVRLARNLSGYPFPSLLSGPGAAQVVDSIGKAIRSPGVVKAAGILHLVEMADLPLIDRQALVEKHLISPQHAAADSRHQAVALRDDESVSIMINEEDHIRLQCLLPALQLHEAWRAATAIDDALEKELNFAFDENYGYLTACPTNVGTGLRASVMVHLPALVMTKKADPVLGALTQVGLTVRGLYGEGSQATGNLFQISNQVTLGVDEEEVLAHLSNVAKQIIDQERELRENIRRSQGERLRDQVGRAYGLLRYAHVISTEEALSLLSQVRLGVDLKLIEGLDARQLNQLLVLIQPAFLQKVMGREMTAEERDIERARIIRQHLGGN encoded by the coding sequence ATCAGATCCGGGCCTTGGAAGGGCGCCTTTAGGCCTTTAGGGGGTGAGGTTGTGGTTAGCGTTCACAGCAAATGGCTCGAGGGTTCAGGTCCCCATGCTGATATTGCCATTTCCAGCCGGGTACGTTTAGCTCGAAATCTGAGCGGATACCCTTTCCCCAGTTTGCTGTCAGGGCCAGGGGCGGCCCAGGTGGTAGACTCGATAGGGAAAGCCATACGCAGTCCAGGTGTGGTTAAAGCTGCCGGTATTCTGCATCTGGTGGAAATGGCCGATTTGCCTTTAATTGATCGGCAGGCGTTGGTGGAGAAACACCTAATCAGCCCCCAGCACGCTGCTGCTGATAGTAGGCACCAAGCGGTAGCCCTGCGGGACGATGAATCGGTCAGCATTATGATCAATGAGGAAGATCATATTCGCCTGCAGTGCTTGCTGCCAGCTTTGCAGTTGCACGAAGCTTGGCGAGCAGCTACGGCCATCGATGATGCTTTGGAAAAGGAGCTAAACTTTGCCTTTGATGAAAACTATGGCTATCTTACCGCTTGCCCCACCAACGTAGGCACAGGGCTAAGAGCATCAGTTATGGTGCACCTTCCAGCCTTGGTGATGACCAAAAAAGCCGATCCGGTATTGGGGGCTTTGACTCAGGTAGGATTAACGGTGCGGGGCCTATATGGTGAAGGCAGCCAGGCCACCGGTAACCTGTTCCAAATATCTAACCAGGTTACGTTGGGAGTGGATGAAGAAGAAGTACTGGCTCACTTGAGCAACGTCGCCAAGCAGATTATCGATCAGGAGCGCGAACTCAGGGAGAACATTCGGCGATCCCAAGGGGAGCGCCTGCGAGATCAGGTGGGCAGGGCTTATGGGTTGCTGCGGTATGCTCACGTCATAAGTACCGAAGAAGCCTTGTCGTTGCTTTCTCAAGTTCGTCTTGGCGTTGACCTCAAATTGATCGAGGGATTAGATGCTCGCCAGCTGAACCAGTTGTT